One part of the Osmerus mordax isolate fOsmMor3 chromosome 18, fOsmMor3.pri, whole genome shotgun sequence genome encodes these proteins:
- the rxrba gene encoding retinoic acid receptor RXR-beta-A isoform X4, giving the protein MGDSRDSRSPDSSSVSSPPSGHRSSSPLVPPVTMTSLPPITSAVNSPISSMGSPFSVISSSLGSPCLPGTPSVGYGPISSPQINSTVSMSGLHAVSSSDDVKPPFGLKQLSAHSPGGPMMSQKRMCSICGDRSSGKHYGVYSCEGCKGFFKRTVRKDLSYTCRDNKDCLVDKRQRNRCQYCRYQKCLAMGMKREVVQDERQRSVQEERQRNKERDGEVESTSAVNEEMPVEKILEAEMAVEQKTELHSDGSSGGSSPNDPVTNICQAADKQLFTLVEWAKRIPHFSELALDDQVILLRAGWNELLIASFSHRSISVKDGILLATGLHVHRNSAHSAGVGAIFDRVLTELVSKMRDMQMDKTELGCLRAIILFNPGCCRKNGQDMAVTDFLYHLCL; this is encoded by the exons ATGGGCGACAGCAGAG attCCCGGAGTCCGGATAGCTCGTCTGTGTCATCTCCCCCCTCAGGCCATCGCTCCTCGTCTCCCCTGGTGCCCCCTGTGACCAtgacctccctgccccccatcaCCTCAGCTGTCAACAGCCCCATCAGCAGCATGGGCTCTCCGTTCTCTGTCATCAGCTCCTCCCTGGGCTCCCCCTGCTTGCCAGGGACACCGTCGGTGGGCTACGGCCCCATCAGTAGCCCTCAG aTCAACTCCACCGTGTCCATGTCCGGTCTCCACGCCGTCAGCAGCTCTGACGACGTCAAGCCGCCGTTCGGGCTGAAGCAGCTGTCCGCCCACAGCCCCGGAGGACCCATGATGTCCCAGAAGCGCATGTGCTCCATCTGTGGAGACCGCTCCTCCG gtaagCACTATGGCGTGTACAGCTGTGAGGGCTGCAAGGGCTTCTTCAAGCGGACAGTGCGTAAGGATCTGAGCTACACCTGCAGGGACAACAAGGACTGTCTGGTGGACAAGCGGCAGAGGAACCGCTGCCAGTACTGCCGCTACCAGAAGTGCCTGGCCATGGGCATGAagagggaag tGGTCCAAGATGAACGGCAGCGAT ctgTCCAGGAGGAGCGCCAGAGGAACAAGGAGCGTGACGGGGAGGTGGAGTCCACCAGCGCCGTGAACGAGGAGATGCCCGTGGAGAAGATCCTGGAGGCGGAGATGGCCGTGGAGCAGAAGACCGAGCTGCACTCTGACGGGAGCTCTGGGGGAAGctct CCCAACGACCCGGTGACCAACATCTGCCAGGCGGCAGACAAGCAGCTGTTCACCCTGGTGGAGTGGGCCAAGAGGATCCCTCACTTCTCAGAGCTGGCCCTGGACGACCAGGTCATCCTGCTcagagcag GCTGGAACGAGCTGCTGATCGCCTCCTTCTCCCACCGCTCCATCTCCGTGAAGGACGGCATCCTGCTGGCCACCGGCCTGCACGTCCACAGGAACAGTGCCCACAGCGCAGGGGTGGGGGCCATCTTCGACAG AGTTCTGACAGAGCTGGTCAGTAAGATGAGAGACATGCAGATGGACAAGACCGAGCTGGGCTGTCTCCGGGCCATCATCCTCTTCAACCCAg
- the rxrba gene encoding retinoic acid receptor RXR-beta-A isoform X3 → MGDSRDSRSPDSSSVSSPPSGHRSSSPLVPPVTMTSLPPITSAVNSPISSMGSPFSVISSSLGSPCLPGTPSVGYGPISSPQINSTVSMSGLHAVSSSDDVKPPFGLKQLSAHSPGGPMMSQKRMCSICGDRSSGKHYGVYSCEGCKGFFKRTVRKDLSYTCRDNKDCLVDKRQRNRCQYCRYQKCLAMGMKREVVQDERQRSVQEERQRNKERDGEVESTSAVNEEMPVEKILEAEMAVEQKTELHSDGSSGGSSPNDPVTNICQAADKQLFTLVEWAKRIPHFSELALDDQVILLRAGWNELLIASFSHRSISVKDGILLATGLHVHRNSAHSAGVGAIFDRESAHSAEVGAIFDRVLTELVSKMRDMQMDKTELGCLRAIILFNPGCCRKNGQDMAVTDFLYHLCL, encoded by the exons ATGGGCGACAGCAGAG attCCCGGAGTCCGGATAGCTCGTCTGTGTCATCTCCCCCCTCAGGCCATCGCTCCTCGTCTCCCCTGGTGCCCCCTGTGACCAtgacctccctgccccccatcaCCTCAGCTGTCAACAGCCCCATCAGCAGCATGGGCTCTCCGTTCTCTGTCATCAGCTCCTCCCTGGGCTCCCCCTGCTTGCCAGGGACACCGTCGGTGGGCTACGGCCCCATCAGTAGCCCTCAG aTCAACTCCACCGTGTCCATGTCCGGTCTCCACGCCGTCAGCAGCTCTGACGACGTCAAGCCGCCGTTCGGGCTGAAGCAGCTGTCCGCCCACAGCCCCGGAGGACCCATGATGTCCCAGAAGCGCATGTGCTCCATCTGTGGAGACCGCTCCTCCG gtaagCACTATGGCGTGTACAGCTGTGAGGGCTGCAAGGGCTTCTTCAAGCGGACAGTGCGTAAGGATCTGAGCTACACCTGCAGGGACAACAAGGACTGTCTGGTGGACAAGCGGCAGAGGAACCGCTGCCAGTACTGCCGCTACCAGAAGTGCCTGGCCATGGGCATGAagagggaag tGGTCCAAGATGAACGGCAGCGAT ctgTCCAGGAGGAGCGCCAGAGGAACAAGGAGCGTGACGGGGAGGTGGAGTCCACCAGCGCCGTGAACGAGGAGATGCCCGTGGAGAAGATCCTGGAGGCGGAGATGGCCGTGGAGCAGAAGACCGAGCTGCACTCTGACGGGAGCTCTGGGGGAAGctct CCCAACGACCCGGTGACCAACATCTGCCAGGCGGCAGACAAGCAGCTGTTCACCCTGGTGGAGTGGGCCAAGAGGATCCCTCACTTCTCAGAGCTGGCCCTGGACGACCAGGTCATCCTGCTcagagcag GCTGGAACGAGCTGCTGATCGCCTCCTTCTCCCACCGCTCCATCTCCGTGAAGGACGGCATCCTGCTGGCCACCGGCCTGCACGTCCACAGGAACAGTGCCCACAGCGCAGGGGTGGGGGCCATCTTCGACAG GGAGAGTGCTCACAGTGCTGAGGTTGGGGCCATATTCGACAG AGTTCTGACAGAGCTGGTCAGTAAGATGAGAGACATGCAGATGGACAAGACCGAGCTGGGCTGTCTCCGGGCCATCATCCTCTTCAACCCAg
- the LOC136962475 gene encoding chitin synthase chs-2-like, which yields MAELRDNLRKRWDVCRDVPPIEAQKTPWKLVKVLRLLSISLVAVVVFGLAVGSKSFFLVLITLSNNVTHTVPAQNKPLPLLCISCATICPSVLLLIKSLWKFIFKNSQTPRKLTALWVVVVESLVGLGSAVLTVVAMPHFGIVTNAMILNSLSLLSSILQVAAQSVKGHGCRYLWPSILSIVLTLAGYVLFIVSYLLPEGGERMELWVGLGIGSALLVSLTWWQNYFTLFNNSFLDDLVKDMERSRTVVHILSSVVRILVTGAVVGAYVPLSGRDWSALTSVQEKEKQLVLIVMAIQVGCAALCHWFAVVACKMHAVRHAFVLPLYLASIAVLAVFLVPISLAFKDSNRSPQANYTFTQYCADVRSDEVTNLAPNWFQGLVMDVTRCLCLREMSEEMNIVYIGSASLCWWLGLVLSTVYILFLKVGRIERTQDFFVRRMYEGTFLEQSLLLNTRFVVRRKEEKRSKCEKVNVFLCATMWHESYDEMIKMFISMFRLDKYRPKDNSHQDVEFESHVYFDDAFLDVEGSRDRHINEYVKTLVDAVREVYTIFLEEDPSIFRDRPPMADQSILRTPYGGRLEYSLPHGNKLIIHLKDKKKIRHKKRWSQIMYLYYILGWRLTTGYFKKLEKGENREELEKSLKKEQDNTYLLALDGDTDFQPAAVMLLVDRLKLYPHVGAACGRIHPTGTGPMVWYQKFEYAVGHWLQKTAEHVLGCVLCSPGCFSLFRGAALMDDNVMKKYTITATEASHYVQYDQGEDRWLCTLLLQQGWRVEYNAASDAYTNAPQDFKEFYNQRRRWGPSTMANTLDLLGTGSLTSEKNSSISKPFVLYQVLSMAASILGPATICLMTAGSFSFVFRIHPNYSLIVAVVPPVIYLILCFKLKSDTQITIAAFMSVFYAFLMLGTGLSIVGSMVEEQTIWTPSGLFIICTILLYTITAILHPQEAPLAIYGLLYFICIPSAYLLLAIYSMVNMNNVSWGTRESAGAGKQAATPPKTMGQRLLQGLPACCRCPCLRGDGMEMMPEETVVMGQEVGMRGQETVMLGLKMNVKPQENIRYLESPPPLPEQCWVTQLQNRTEDYNFKEACLQEEEEIFFINLQKRYLEPLKEDKAKQDQITNDLKDLRNKVTFVYFICNALWLVATFVLQLIGSSVTIKIPKASLNLTATGEYVYIDPIGLMFLLGFGLLILIQFLAMLYHRIYTMIHFVAFVDTESQSEKISSTYKSPRRPEDIAQLGEKEKNNLESTEVEMYRRYSTAGTMV from the exons ATGGCAGAGCTCAGAGATAACCTCAG GAAAAGGTGGGATGTTTGCAGAGATGTGCCTCCCATCGAAGCTCAGAAGACACCATGGAAGCTGGTCAAGGTTCTCCGTTTACTGTCTATCAGCCTGGTGGCCGTAGTTGTGTTCGGTCTTGCTGTGGGAAGCAAG TCTTTCTTTCTGGTCCTGATAACCCTGTCCAATAACGTCACTCACACGGTTCCCGCTCAGAACAAACCACTGCCTCTGCTGTGTATCAGCTGCGCCACGATATGTCCAAGCGTGTTACTTCTCATCAAAAGTCTTTGGAAGTTTATCTTCAAGAATTCCCAGACGCCCAGGAAACTCACGGCTCTCTGG GTCGTGGTTGTTGAGTCCCTGGTGGGTCTGGGATCAGCAGTGCTCACTGTGGTGGCAATGCCACATTTCGGCATTGTCACCAACGCTATGATCCTGAACAGTTtgagtctcctctcctccatcctccaggtCGCTGCCCAAAGTGTGAAAGGCCATGGATGCCG GTACCTCTggccctccatcctctccattgTTCTCACACTGGCAGGCTATGTGCTCTTCATTGTGAGTTACCTGCTTCcagaggggggggaaaggatgGAGCTCTGGGTGGGGTTGGGTATCGGCTCTGCCCTCCTGGTGTCCCTCACCTGGTGGCAGAACTACTTCACactgttcaacaacagcttcctGGATGACCTGGTTAAAGAtatggagaggagcag GACCGTGGTTCACATCCTCTCCAGTGTGGTCAGGATCTTGGTGACAGGGGCTGTGGTTGGAGCCTACGTCCCCCTCTCTGGCAGAGACTGGTCAGCACTAACCTCAGtccaagagaaagagaaacagctgGTACTGATTGTGATGGCTATCCAG GTTGGGTGTGCTGCCTTGTGTCACTGGTTTGCAGTGGTGGCCTGTAAGATGCACGCAGTGCGCCACGCCTTCGTCCTGCCCTTATACCTGGCTTCCATCGCTGTTCTGGCCGTGTTCCTGGTGCCCATCAGTCTCGCCTTCAAAGACTCGAACCGCTCGCCCCAAGCGAACTACACCTTCACACAGTACTGCGCTGACGTGAGAAGCGACGAGGTCACCAACCTGGCTCCCAACTGGTTCCAGGGTCTGGTCATGGATGTCACTCGGTGTCTGTGCCTGAGGGAGATGTCAGAGGAGATGAACATCGTCTACATAGGAAGTGCTTCCCTCTGCTGGTGGCTGGGGCTAGTGCTATCCACCGTCTACATCCTGTTTCTGAAAGTGGGGCGTATAGAGAGGACCCAGGACTTTTTCGTCAGGAGGATGTACGAGGGGACGTTTCTCGAGCAGTCCCTTCTGCTCAACACGCGATTCGTGGTCAGACGCaaggaagaaaaaaggag TAAATGTGAGAAAGTGAACGTGTTCCTGTGTGCTACTATGTGGCATGAGTCATATGATGAAATGATCAAGATGTTCATCTCCATGTTCAG actggacaaaTACAGGCCAAAGGATAACAGCCACCAGGATGTCGAGTTTGAGTCCCATGTCTACTTTGACGATGCTTTTCTAGATGTGGAGGGGAGCCGAGATCGACACATCAACGAATACGTCAAGACCCTGGTGGACGCAGTCCGAGAGGTTTACAC TATTTTCCTGGAGGAGGACCCCAGCATTTTTCGAGACAGACCGCCCATGGCCGACCAGTCGATCCTGAGAACACCCTACGGAGGTCGGCTGGAGTATTCTCTCCCACACGGAAACAAGCTGATCATACACCTGAAGGACAAGAAGAAGATACGCCACAAGAAGAGATGGTCCCAG ATCATGTACCTCTACTACATCCTTGGCTGGCGTCTCACAACTGGCTACTTTAAGAAACTTGAGAAAGGTGAAAACAGGGAGGAGTTGGAGAAAAGCCTAAAG AAAGAACAGGATAACACCTATCTCTTGGCTCTGGATGGAGACACAGACTTCCAGCCCGCTGCAGTGATGCTGCTGGTGGACAGGCTGAAGCTCTACCCACACGTAGGCGCCGCTTGTGGCAGGATACACCCCACTGGCACGG GTCCGATGGTGTGGTACCAGAAGTTTGAGTATGCGGTGGGCCACTGGCTGCAGAAGACAGCAGAGCATGTGCTTGGCTGTGTGCTCTGTAGCCCTGGCTGCTTTAGTCTGTTCAGAGGCGCCGCCCTCATGGACGACAACGTCATGAAGAAGTACACCATAACGGCCACGGAGGCGAGCCACTATGTACAGTACGACCAAG gtgAGGACCGCTGGTTGTGTACTCTGCTCCtgcagcagggctggagggtggagtACAACGCTGCATCGGACGCTTACACCAACGCTCCCCAGGACTTCAAGGAGTTCTACAACCAG CGTCGCCGCTGGGGTCCGTCCACCATGGCCAACACCCTGGATCTGCTTGGTACGGGCTCCCTGACCTCCGAGAAGAACAGCTCCATCTCCAAGCCCTTCGTCCTCTACCAGGTCCTCAGCATGGCAGCCTCCATTCTGGGCCCCGCCACCATCTGCCTCATGACCGCAG GAagcttttcatttgttttcagaATCCATCCCAACTACTCCCTTATCGTCGCTGTTGTGCCCCCCGTTATCTACCTCATACTGTGCTTCAAGCTGAAGTCGGACACACAGATTACAATTGCAGCCTTCATGAGCGTTTTCTATGCTTTCCTGATGTTGGGAACGGGCTTGTCCATCGTTG gttccATGGTGGAGGAGCAGACTATTTGGACCCCCAGTGGTCTGTTCATCATCTGTACCATTCTGCTGTACACCATCACGGCCATTCTCCACCCCCAGGAGGCACCACTGGCCATCTACGGCCTACTCTACTTCATCTGCATCCCCAGTGCCTACCTCCTCCTGGCCATCTACTCCATGGTGAACATGAACAACGTCTCCTGGGGCACCAGGGAGTCCGCAGGAGCCGGCAAGCAGGCAGCCACGCCGCCCAAGACCATGGGACAGCGCCTCCTACAGGGCTTGCCGGCCTGCTGCAGGTGTCCATGCTTGAGAGGAGATGGTATGGAGATGATGCCGGAGGAGACAGTGGTGATGGGCCAGGAGGTGGGGATGAGGGGCCAGGAGACGGTCATGTTGGGCCTGAAGATGAATGTGAAGCCACAGGAGAATATAAG GTATCTggaatcccctcctcctcttccggaGCAAT GCTGGGTGACACAACTTCAGAACAGGACTGAGGACTATAATTTCAAAGAAGCATGTCTTCAAGAG GAAGAGGAGATCTTTTTTATAAATCTGCAGAAGCGTTATCTGGAACCTCTGAAGGAGGACAAAGCGAAGCAGGATCAGATCACCAATGACCTCAAAGACCTAAGGAACAAG gtGACGTTTGTCTACTTCATCTGCAACGCCCTGTGGCTGGTGGCTACATTCGTCCTTCAGCTCATCGGCAGTTCTGTCACCATCAAGATCCCCAAAGCCAGCCTGAACCTGACCGCGACGGGGGAGTACGTCTACATAGACCCCATCGGACTCATGTTCCTTCTGGGGTTCGGATTGCTCATCTTAATTCAGTTCCTGGCCATGCTGTATCACAG GATTTACACCATGATCCACTTTGTGGCGTTTGTAGACACAGAATCCCAGAGTGAGAAAATTTCATCCACATACAAATCACCAAGGAGACCAGAGGACATAGCACAG cttggggagaaagagaagaacaacTTGGAGAGCACTGAGGTGGAGATGTATCGACGGTATTCTACTGCAGGGACCATGGTGTGA
- the slc39a7 gene encoding zinc transporter Slc39a7, with amino-acid sequence MGHHQHRSLLALTVLTSAIVLLVTQLTTAHSHGDHAHSHGSGGCHGHSHGGQPKLHQGASKWTAEANLPPPEEAHGHDHGHDHGHAHDHGHAHGHAHDHAHGGERVKRVAEGEKRDMVELWMQAIGATLLISAAPFLILFLIPVQSNTDQHQNLLKVLLSFASGGLLGDAFLHLIPHALEPHSHHGDEGHGHSHESEESHDHGHSHGAAHGHMMSVGLWVLGGIVAFLVVEKFVRLLKGGDGHGHSHSHAAPKAKESNGEEEKEEKKEKEEKEEGKESKKEKPADKEEEKITDIKVSGYLNLAADFTHNFTDGLAIGASFLVGPAVGAVTTVTILLHEVPHEIGDFAILIQSGCTKKKAMCLQLLTALGALAGTACSLLAEGVGAAATAWILPFTAGGFVYIATVTVLPELLVGRSSFGQSVKEIVALLFGIGMMVLIAEYE; translated from the exons ATGGGTCACCATCAACACAGAAGTCTGCTAGCATTGACCGTTTTGACATCTGCGATTGTGCTGCTAGTCACCCAGCTAACCACTGCTCACTCCCACGGGGACCACGCCCACTCCCACGGCAGCGGCGGTTGCCATGGTCACTCTCATGGCGGTCAGCCCAAGTTGCACCAAGGGGCAAGCAAGTGGACCGCAGAGGCCAACCTCCCACCACCAGAGGAGGCCCACGGGCACGACCACGGGCACGACCACGGGCACGCTCACGACCACGGGCACGCTCACGGGCACGCTCACGACCACGctcatgggggagagagggtgaagagagtggccgagggagagaagagagacatggTGGAGCTGTGGATGCAG gCCATCGGAGCCACTCTGCTGATCAGCGCTGCTCcgttcctcatcctcttcctgatCCCGGTCCAGTCCAACACAGACCAGCACCAGAACCTGCTCAAGGTCCTGCTCAGCTTCGCCTCTGGAGGCCTGCTTGGAGATGCCTTCCTGCACCTCATTCCCCATGCTCTGG AGCCCCACTCTCACCATGGCGACGAGGGACACGGCCATTCTCACGAGAGTGAGGAGTCACATGACCACGGACACTCCCACG GTGCTGCCCATGGTCACATGATGTCTGTGGGCCTCTGGGTACTAGGGGGCATCGTTGCCTTCCTGGTGGTCGAGAAGTTTGTTCGTCTCCTGAAGGGTGGCGACGGACATGGCCACTCCCACTCCCATG CCGCTCCTAAGGCGAAGGAGAgcaatggagaggaggagaaggaggagaagaaggagaaggaagagaaggaggaaggaaaagaAAGCAAAAAAGAGAAGCCTGCTgataaagaagaggagaaaatcACTG ACATCAAGGTGTCGGGCTACCTGAACCTGGCAGCTGACTTCACCCACAACTTCACGGATGGCCTGGCCATAGGGGCGTCCTTCCTGGTGGGGCCTGCTGTGGGTGCCGTCACCACAGTCACCATCCTGCTGCATGAGGTCCCACATGAGATTGGAGACTTTGCCATCCTCATCCAGTCTGGCTGCACCAAGAAAAAG GCAATGTGTCTGCAGCTGCTGACAGCCCTGGGGGCGCTGGCCGGCACAGCTTGCTCCCTATTGGCCGAAGGGGTGGGTGCGGCCGCCACCGCCTGGATCCTGCCATTCACGGCTGGCGGTTTTGTTTACATCGCCACAGTAACCGTCCTGCCGGAGCTCCTGGTTGGCCGCTCCAGTTTCGGCCAATCTGTGAAGGAGATTGTGGCCTTACTGTTTGGGATAGGCATGATGGTTCTGATTGCTGAGTATGAGTGa